The Acidiferrobacterales bacterium genome contains the following window.
TGCACAGTTGTATCGCACCGGCAATCGACTTTCACACATAAGTCAATCGAATCAGGCTGTTACTTGCGACTCATGTTCCTCGAATCCACTGGAATCGCGTGTGCATCCGCGTAAATTCGGGTCTTTTTGGGGCCTTGCTGCGGGATTTAAAGTGTCACTTCAAAATATTGCAACATTATGCAGGAATCTCGCTATGTCCTGCGATGATCTGATATGTAGTGAACGAGAAAACTTGTCGCGATCTGTGTAGTGATAGGTTACAATACACACGTGATACTCGGATTCCGTCACAGCGGCCTCAGACGACTATTTGAAAAAAATGACTCAAGGCGAATCACACCGAATCACAGAGCCAAGATCAAACGTATTCTCGCTCGTCTCGACGATGCGTCACATGCACGGGATATGAATCTTCCAGGATTCGAACTTCATCGACTAACTGGGGATTTAGCTGGTTTTTGGGCTGTCAAAGTATCGAGGAACTGGCGAGTTATATTTCGATTCGAAGGCCAACATGTCCGAGATGTCAACTTAATCGACTATCACTAGGAGAAATGCGCAATGCCGATGAAAGATCCCCCTCATCCTGGTCTGTCTGTGCGACTTGACTGTCTTGAGCCTCTAGGTCTCAGCGTTACAGAGGCAGCACGACAGCTTGGCGTAAGCCGAAAACAACTTTCAGATATCGTGAACTGTCGGGCTGGAATCACACCTCGGATGGCGATTCGTCTTGACAAGGCGTTTGGCGGTGGCGCGGAAACGTGGTACAGACTCCATACCAGTTATGAAATGGCTCAGGCATTGAAGAATGCCGATCAGATAAAGGTCAATCGATTATC
Protein-coding sequences here:
- a CDS encoding HigA family addiction module antitoxin, which gives rise to MKDPPHPGLSVRLDCLEPLGLSVTEAARQLGVSRKQLSDIVNCRAGITPRMAIRLDKAFGGGAETWYRLHTSYEMAQALKNADQIKVNRLSSVT